The Nesterenkonia xinjiangensis genome contains a region encoding:
- a CDS encoding LacI family DNA-binding transcriptional regulator, with protein sequence MPASDTQPPQGIDGARAAADAPVRRRRPTGADVAARANVSRATVSFVLNNTPGQTISEETRRGVLNAAEELGYHPNRNAKSLASGKSTNLVCVVPRTQLGEPATALIGMLTAELSRRGYSMAVHFESSDHGALTALVQDLAPQMIFPLFGALPGWIDEEAADGTTLMAATQLPANTRDAGAAAQVEHLARAGHSRIGYVGTASPVAGEISAWRAATAERIAEGLGLQIPVVTSVAVDGSDAVEAVRKAREAGVTALCAFSDNIAIMLMATLQDEGIACPEDIAIVGYDDVSLAEWSRPRLTTVHWDESVIASLIADAVIAAVDDAPQRPAAEQIASGDDVVMIGKAEVIVRESA encoded by the coding sequence ATGCCTGCCTCAGACACCCAGCCGCCGCAGGGCATCGATGGTGCCCGCGCCGCGGCTGACGCCCCTGTCCGTCGACGCCGTCCGACCGGCGCCGACGTCGCCGCGCGCGCCAACGTCTCCCGCGCCACCGTCAGCTTCGTGCTGAACAACACCCCCGGCCAGACCATCTCCGAGGAGACCCGGCGCGGCGTGCTCAACGCCGCGGAGGAGCTCGGCTACCACCCCAACCGGAATGCCAAGTCTCTGGCCTCGGGAAAGTCCACGAATCTGGTGTGCGTGGTGCCGCGCACACAGCTGGGCGAGCCGGCCACCGCACTGATCGGCATGCTCACCGCCGAGCTGAGTCGACGCGGCTACTCCATGGCGGTGCACTTCGAGTCCTCGGACCACGGCGCGCTCACCGCACTGGTCCAGGACCTCGCCCCGCAGATGATCTTTCCGCTCTTCGGAGCCTTGCCGGGGTGGATCGATGAGGAGGCCGCCGACGGCACCACGCTGATGGCGGCCACCCAGCTGCCTGCGAACACTCGCGACGCCGGCGCCGCCGCCCAGGTGGAGCACCTGGCGCGGGCCGGCCACTCCCGTATCGGCTATGTGGGTACGGCCAGCCCGGTCGCCGGCGAGATCTCCGCATGGCGTGCCGCCACGGCCGAACGCATCGCCGAGGGACTCGGGCTGCAGATTCCGGTGGTGACCTCCGTCGCCGTCGACGGCTCCGACGCGGTCGAGGCGGTCCGCAAGGCCCGCGAGGCTGGTGTGACGGCGCTCTGCGCCTTCAGCGACAACATCGCGATCATGCTGATGGCCACGCTGCAGGACGAAGGCATCGCCTGCCCCGAGGACATCGCCATCGTCGGCTATGACGACGTCTCGTTGGCCGAGTGGTCCCGTCCGCGACTGACCACGGTCCACTGGGACGAGTCGGTGATCGCCTCGCTGATCGCCGACGCCGTCATCGCGGCCGTCGACGACGCCCCACAGCGCCCCGCCGCCGAGCAGATCGCCTCCGGCGACGATGTGGTGATGATCGGCAAGGCCGAGGTCATCGTGCGCGAGTCCGCCTGA
- a CDS encoding alpha/beta fold hydrolase produces the protein MTHPRSALTLTLTLLAGRTEDLSSGRRPLLLVGPSLGTSVSALWGPALPWLDERFVVIGWDLPGHGAGQPSAGPFTLEDLADGVEEALAGVVAEHGLPTSTPVLAAGVSIGGATSLTLAQRPETRIDRLAAICTAARIGTPQSWTERAELVAQAGTPTIVEGSAQRWFAPGFMAEHPRVATNLLQSLQHADRHSYAHACHALGTHDLTGRLGRFARPLLVVNGAEDTVCPPADAAAIADGAAAGSVPVRAVTLPGVAHLAPAEAPEATARLLEELLDG, from the coding sequence ATGACGCATCCGCGCAGCGCCCTCACCCTCACCCTCACCCTGCTCGCCGGCCGCACCGAGGACCTCTCCTCCGGCAGGCGCCCGCTGCTGCTGGTGGGACCCTCCCTGGGCACGAGTGTCTCGGCCCTCTGGGGCCCTGCCCTGCCGTGGTTGGACGAGCGGTTCGTCGTCATCGGCTGGGACCTGCCGGGCCACGGCGCGGGGCAGCCCTCCGCCGGACCTTTCACCTTGGAGGATCTGGCCGACGGCGTGGAGGAGGCCCTGGCGGGAGTGGTCGCTGAGCACGGGCTGCCGACGTCGACCCCGGTGCTGGCCGCCGGGGTGTCCATCGGCGGGGCCACCTCGCTGACGCTGGCCCAGCGGCCGGAGACCCGCATCGACCGGCTGGCCGCGATCTGCACGGCGGCCCGCATCGGCACCCCGCAGAGCTGGACCGAGCGGGCCGAGCTCGTGGCCCAGGCGGGCACCCCCACGATCGTAGAGGGCTCGGCCCAGCGATGGTTCGCCCCCGGGTTCATGGCCGAGCACCCCCGGGTGGCCACCAACCTGCTGCAGTCCCTGCAGCACGCCGACCGCCACAGTTACGCCCACGCCTGCCACGCCCTGGGCACCCATGACCTCACCGGCCGGCTGGGCCGGTTCGCCCGTCCTCTGCTGGTGGTCAACGGCGCCGAGGACACCGTGTGTCCGCCGGCGGATGCCGCGGCGATCGCCGACGGCGCGGCGGCAGGCTCCGTACCGGTGCGGGCGGTGACACTTCCCGGCGTCGCACACCTGGCCCCCGCCGAGGCCCCCGAGGCCACGGCCCGACTTCTGGAGGAGCTGCTCGATGGCTGA
- a CDS encoding NAD(P)-dependent malic enzyme — MSTTDTTAPITDDEVFTSHEGGKLTVETTMLLDSKRALSIAYTPGVAKVSRAIHEDPAAHATHTWASRLVVVLSDGTAVLGLGNIGAAASLPVMEGKSALFREFGGLNSIPLVIDTTDVDEIVETMVRLRPSFGAVNLEDVVAPRCFELEQKLIEALDCPVMHDDQHGTAVVVLAALTNAARLTGRSFADTRVVIAGAGAAGIAVADILHEAGIGDIILTDSQGTVHRDRDDLNAVKARVAGFTNRESVIGGISEALDGADVFVGVSSSKVPEEAVARMAPDSIVFALSNPDPEIMPEVAARHAAVVATGRSDFPNQINNVLAFPGIFRGALDAGARRITSAMKVAAATAIADTVGEDLSPDYIVPSPLDERVAADVAAAVIEAARQDGVTGEVG; from the coding sequence ATGTCCACCACCGACACGACCGCGCCCATCACCGACGACGAGGTCTTCACCTCCCACGAGGGCGGCAAGCTCACCGTCGAGACCACCATGCTGCTGGATTCGAAGCGGGCGCTGTCCATCGCGTACACCCCCGGGGTCGCCAAGGTCTCCCGGGCGATCCACGAGGACCCCGCCGCACACGCCACCCACACCTGGGCCTCCCGGCTCGTCGTGGTGCTCTCCGACGGCACCGCCGTGCTGGGGCTGGGGAACATCGGGGCCGCCGCCTCGCTGCCGGTCATGGAGGGCAAGTCCGCGCTCTTCCGGGAGTTCGGCGGGCTGAACTCGATTCCGCTGGTCATCGACACCACCGACGTGGACGAGATCGTGGAGACCATGGTCCGGCTGCGGCCCAGCTTCGGGGCCGTCAACCTCGAGGATGTGGTCGCTCCGCGCTGCTTCGAGCTGGAGCAGAAGCTCATCGAGGCCCTCGACTGCCCGGTGATGCATGATGACCAGCACGGCACCGCCGTGGTGGTGCTCGCCGCGCTGACCAACGCCGCTCGGCTCACCGGGCGCAGCTTCGCCGACACGCGGGTGGTCATCGCCGGAGCCGGAGCGGCCGGCATCGCGGTGGCCGACATCCTGCACGAGGCAGGGATCGGCGACATCATCCTCACCGACTCGCAGGGGACCGTCCACCGGGATCGCGACGACCTCAACGCCGTGAAGGCCCGGGTGGCCGGTTTCACGAACCGGGAGAGCGTCATCGGGGGGATCTCGGAGGCGCTCGACGGGGCCGACGTGTTCGTCGGGGTGTCCTCGTCGAAGGTCCCGGAGGAGGCGGTGGCGCGGATGGCGCCGGACTCCATCGTCTTCGCCCTGTCCAACCCCGACCCGGAGATCATGCCCGAGGTCGCCGCCCGGCATGCCGCCGTCGTCGCCACTGGGCGTTCCGACTTCCCGAACCAGATCAACAATGTGCTGGCCTTTCCCGGGATCTTCCGCGGGGCGCTCGACGCTGGTGCCCGACGGATCACCTCGGCGATGAAGGTCGCCGCGGCCACCGCGATCGCCGACACCGTGGGGGAGGACCTCAGCCCCGACTACATCGTGCCCTCGCCGCTTGACGAGCGTGTGGCAGCGGACGTGGCGGCCGCTGTGATCGAGGCTGCCCGGCAGGACGGGGTGACCGGCGAAGTGGGGTGA
- a CDS encoding IclR family transcriptional regulator domain-containing protein: MEDDRAMSPTSSESPDKEEFVRSLANGLKVLESFAEAEDPMTLSDVARRTGLSRAAARRMLKTLVHLDYASTDGRLFVLTPKVLSLGVGFWSGNGLHDVLQPLLRTLASELNESCSASVLVGEEIVYIARAHTRRIMRMDLDVGTRLPAFATSMGRVLLGGMDEDARRRLLDHAERPQLTPVTRTEVDELLEIISTAQRAGWTLVDQELETGLRSVSAPVIHPERGVVAAINVSVSAGLETPEQTRDRVLPPLRRAAEEAGRSVAVWERSTGRPVRD, encoded by the coding sequence ATGGAAGACGACCGCGCAATGTCCCCGACCTCCTCGGAATCCCCTGACAAGGAGGAGTTCGTCAGGTCGCTGGCCAACGGGCTCAAAGTGCTCGAGTCCTTCGCCGAGGCCGAGGACCCGATGACGCTCTCCGACGTCGCCCGGCGCACCGGGCTCTCCCGGGCTGCCGCCCGGCGCATGCTCAAGACGTTGGTCCATCTGGACTACGCCAGCACCGACGGCCGGCTCTTCGTGCTCACACCGAAGGTGCTCAGTCTCGGCGTCGGCTTCTGGTCCGGCAACGGGCTGCACGACGTGCTGCAGCCGCTGCTGCGCACCCTGGCCTCCGAGCTGAACGAATCATGCTCAGCCTCGGTGCTGGTGGGTGAGGAGATCGTCTACATCGCGCGGGCGCACACCCGCCGCATCATGCGCATGGACCTCGACGTCGGCACGCGCCTGCCGGCCTTCGCCACCTCCATGGGTCGCGTGCTCCTCGGAGGCATGGACGAGGACGCACGACGCCGACTCCTCGACCACGCGGAACGGCCCCAGCTCACCCCCGTCACCCGCACCGAGGTCGACGAGCTTCTGGAGATCATCAGCACGGCCCAGCGGGCAGGATGGACTCTCGTCGACCAGGAGCTCGAGACCGGGCTGCGCTCGGTCTCCGCCCCGGTGATCCATCCGGAACGAGGCGTGGTCGCGGCGATCAACGTGTCAGTCTCCGCGGGGCTGGAGACGCCTGAGCAGACGCGCGACCGCGTCCTGCCTCCCCTGCGGCGTGCCGCGGAGGAGGCAGGACGCTCAGTCGCCGTCTGGGAACGCAGCACGGGGCGCCCCGTGCGCGACTAG
- a CDS encoding lyase family protein — MTSPPKHLPAAPTGQHGLLNPAWAGTAAASMTSDAAVVAALLEVEAAWGEVLAEAELAPAQSADALRELSRDEAAHPDPAVLAEAATGGGNPVIPLLAELRRLLAERGISDAALHRGATSQDVLDTALMLVVRRVIDQVVTDLLRTGEALSRLADAHRETLAVARSLTQPAMPTVFGLRAAQWLEALTDAAESLHAAAGAAPLQWGGAVGTQAALVELAGSPARAEVLTARLAETLGLALPAMPWHTRRRPVLQAATAAAEALAALGTLASDVLTLQRPEIGELREPTAPGRGGSSAMPQKQNPVLSVLIRSAALAGPGHLATLHQAAGAAVDERPDGAWHAEWPALTELLRLTGGAAARAAELCEGLQVFPAAMRQNLDTAGPGVLGERLLARLGEAHPGGPAGLKALLAEAGHGDIDLTARLRQELPAETISDDELTETLDPHRYVGRSAQLIDAAQARFGELRAGLAP; from the coding sequence ATGACCTCCCCTCCCAAGCACCTTCCTGCGGCGCCGACCGGGCAGCACGGCCTGCTGAACCCAGCCTGGGCCGGGACCGCCGCGGCGTCGATGACCTCCGATGCCGCCGTCGTCGCCGCGCTGTTAGAGGTGGAAGCCGCCTGGGGCGAGGTGCTGGCCGAGGCGGAACTCGCTCCTGCGCAGAGCGCGGACGCACTGCGGGAGCTGAGCCGGGACGAGGCAGCACATCCGGACCCGGCCGTGCTGGCCGAGGCCGCCACCGGCGGCGGCAATCCGGTGATCCCGCTGCTGGCCGAGCTGCGCCGACTGCTGGCCGAGCGCGGGATCTCGGATGCCGCGCTGCATCGCGGGGCCACGAGCCAGGACGTGCTCGACACCGCCCTGATGCTGGTGGTGCGCCGGGTGATCGACCAGGTCGTGACGGATCTGCTGCGTACCGGGGAGGCGCTGAGCCGATTGGCGGACGCCCACCGGGAGACGCTCGCCGTCGCCCGGTCGCTGACCCAGCCCGCTATGCCCACCGTCTTCGGACTGCGCGCCGCCCAATGGCTGGAGGCGCTCACCGACGCCGCCGAGAGCCTGCACGCCGCCGCCGGCGCCGCACCCCTGCAGTGGGGCGGGGCCGTCGGGACCCAGGCCGCGCTCGTGGAGCTCGCCGGCTCTCCCGCCCGGGCCGAGGTGCTGACCGCCCGGCTGGCCGAGACCCTGGGCCTGGCGCTCCCGGCGATGCCCTGGCACACCCGACGTCGCCCGGTGCTGCAGGCGGCCACCGCCGCCGCCGAGGCCCTGGCCGCGCTGGGCACGCTGGCCTCCGACGTGCTCACCCTGCAGCGCCCAGAGATCGGAGAGCTGCGTGAGCCCACCGCCCCGGGGCGGGGAGGTTCCTCGGCGATGCCCCAGAAGCAGAATCCGGTGCTCTCGGTGCTGATCCGCTCCGCCGCGCTGGCCGGGCCCGGACACCTGGCCACACTCCACCAGGCCGCCGGCGCCGCAGTGGACGAACGGCCCGACGGCGCCTGGCACGCCGAATGGCCAGCCCTGACCGAGCTGCTGCGCCTCACCGGGGGTGCCGCAGCCCGGGCCGCGGAGCTGTGCGAGGGCCTTCAGGTCTTCCCCGCGGCGATGCGTCAGAATCTGGACACCGCGGGCCCGGGAGTGCTCGGCGAACGCCTCCTGGCCCGACTGGGCGAAGCCCACCCGGGCGGACCGGCTGGGCTGAAGGCGCTGCTGGCGGAGGCAGGACACGGCGATATCGACCTGACCGCCCGGCTGCGGCAGGAGCTCCCGGCCGAGACGATCAGCGACGACGAGCTGACCGAGACGCTGGACCCCCACCGATACGTGGGCCGCTCGGCCCAGCTCATCGACGCCGCACAGGCCCGGTTCGGCGAGCTGCGGGCAGGGCTCGCCCCCTGA
- a CDS encoding 3-oxoacid CoA-transferase subunit A: MITIAEDAAEAVGQVLDGSTVLLGGFGNPGQPMELIDALLDSGARDLTVVNNNAGQADAGLALLIKERRVAKMICSFPRQSDSWHFDEAYRAGEIELELVPQGNLAERLRAAGAGIGGFFTPTGYGTVLAEGKETRVIDGRGYVLEQPLPGDIALIKALRADEAGNLVYRKTARNFGPVMAAAAARTVVQVDELVPVGGIDPEHVITPGIHVNTVTVIPTASGEAALKEIA; this comes from the coding sequence ATGATCACGATCGCGGAGGATGCCGCCGAGGCGGTGGGCCAGGTGCTGGACGGATCCACGGTGCTGCTGGGAGGGTTCGGCAACCCGGGGCAGCCGATGGAGCTGATCGACGCGCTGCTGGATTCCGGCGCACGCGACTTGACCGTGGTGAACAACAACGCCGGTCAGGCCGACGCCGGGCTCGCACTGCTGATCAAGGAGCGCCGCGTGGCCAAGATGATCTGTTCCTTCCCCCGGCAGTCAGACTCCTGGCACTTCGATGAGGCATACCGGGCGGGGGAGATCGAGCTGGAGCTCGTGCCGCAGGGGAACCTGGCCGAGCGATTGCGTGCCGCCGGCGCCGGCATCGGGGGATTCTTCACCCCCACCGGGTACGGCACCGTTCTGGCTGAGGGCAAGGAGACCCGCGTCATCGACGGACGCGGCTATGTGCTGGAGCAGCCGCTGCCCGGGGACATCGCGCTCATCAAGGCGCTGCGCGCCGACGAGGCCGGCAACCTGGTCTACCGGAAGACAGCCCGGAACTTCGGGCCGGTCATGGCCGCAGCCGCGGCCCGCACCGTCGTCCAGGTGGATGAGCTCGTCCCTGTGGGCGGCATCGATCCCGAGCATGTGATCACCCCGGGCATCCACGTGAACACCGTCACCGTCATCCCGACCGCCTCCGGCGAGGCCGCCCTGAAGGAGATCGCATGA
- the pcaG gene encoding protocatechuate 3,4-dioxygenase subunit alpha produces the protein MARTPGDLTPIPAQTVGPFFGFALPYEGGPDLVDRSHRQAVRLHGTVYDGDGIPVPDALIEIWQPDGEGRIPAEPGSLHRDGHTFTGWGRAAVDAVGHYSFTTVEPGATSAGAAPFVLVTVFARGLMDRLFTRTYLPEHTDALAADPLLASVPENRRHTLIAARDDDGGLRFDIRFQGQDETVFLSYPNTPQVTGPVD, from the coding sequence ATGGCCCGCACCCCCGGCGACCTCACCCCCATCCCCGCCCAGACGGTGGGCCCCTTCTTCGGCTTCGCGCTGCCCTACGAGGGCGGGCCGGACTTGGTGGACCGCTCCCACCGGCAGGCGGTACGGCTGCACGGCACCGTCTACGACGGCGACGGCATCCCCGTCCCGGACGCGCTGATCGAGATCTGGCAGCCCGACGGCGAGGGACGTATCCCCGCTGAACCGGGCTCCCTGCACCGTGACGGCCACACCTTCACCGGGTGGGGCCGGGCCGCCGTGGACGCAGTGGGTCACTACAGCTTCACCACCGTGGAGCCGGGCGCGACGTCGGCCGGTGCGGCACCGTTCGTCCTGGTCACGGTCTTCGCCCGCGGACTGATGGACCGACTCTTCACCCGCACGTACCTGCCGGAGCACACCGACGCCCTGGCCGCCGACCCCCTGCTGGCCTCCGTGCCGGAGAACCGACGCCACACCCTGATCGCCGCCCGCGACGACGACGGCGGCCTGCGCTTCGACATCCGGTTCCAGGGCCAGGACGAGACGGTCTTCCTGAGCTACCCGAACACCCCGCAGGTCACCGGCCCGGTGGACTGA
- a CDS encoding 3-oxoacid CoA-transferase subunit B, whose protein sequence is MTAQQTTGTQSSARLGRDDLARLIASDIAPGSYVNLGIGQPTLVADHLTPERGVVLHTENGMLGMGAQAHGEDVDHDLINAGKIPVTELPGASYFHHADSFAMMRGGHLDVCVLGAFQVSAAGDLANWSTGAPEAIPAVGGAMDLAAGAKQVFVMMTLFAKDGSPKLVPECTYPVTGLGCVTRVYTDHGVFLLDRRADGSVRLVLREAHGITVEELRRRLGVPFEVASGV, encoded by the coding sequence ATGACCGCGCAGCAGACCACCGGCACGCAGTCCTCGGCCCGCCTGGGCCGGGACGACCTCGCCCGGCTCATCGCCTCCGACATCGCCCCGGGATCCTATGTGAATCTCGGCATCGGGCAGCCCACCCTGGTCGCGGACCACCTGACTCCGGAGAGGGGCGTAGTCCTGCACACCGAGAACGGCATGCTCGGCATGGGGGCGCAGGCTCACGGCGAGGATGTGGACCATGATCTCATCAACGCCGGGAAGATTCCTGTCACCGAACTGCCTGGGGCCAGCTACTTCCACCACGCCGACTCCTTCGCCATGATGCGTGGCGGGCACCTGGACGTCTGTGTGCTGGGCGCCTTCCAGGTCTCCGCCGCCGGCGACCTGGCCAACTGGTCCACCGGGGCCCCGGAGGCGATCCCCGCCGTCGGTGGCGCCATGGACCTGGCCGCGGGCGCGAAGCAGGTCTTCGTGATGATGACGCTCTTCGCCAAGGACGGCTCCCCGAAGCTGGTGCCGGAGTGCACCTATCCGGTGACGGGGCTGGGCTGCGTGACCCGAGTGTACACGGACCACGGGGTGTTCCTGCTGGACCGCCGCGCGGACGGGAGCGTCCGGCTGGTGCTGCGCGAGGCCCACGGGATCACCGTGGAGGAGCTGCGGCGGCGGCTGGGCGTGCCGTTCGAGGTCGCCTCAGGCGTGTGA
- the pcaC gene encoding 4-carboxymuconolactone decarboxylase translates to MADPRPTPAEDPYAAGMEVRREVLSDAHVDRAEAKKDAFTEDFQELITRYAWGGIWTRPGLPRTTRSAITLTAMIAGGYWEELEMHIRAALRNGMTASEIKEVFLQAAIYCSVPAANVAFGIGQRVIAEELGDTPPT, encoded by the coding sequence ATGGCTGACCCCCGCCCCACTCCCGCTGAAGACCCTTATGCCGCCGGCATGGAGGTGCGCCGCGAGGTGCTCTCCGATGCACATGTGGACCGCGCCGAGGCGAAGAAGGACGCCTTCACCGAAGACTTCCAGGAGCTGATCACCCGTTACGCCTGGGGCGGCATCTGGACCCGCCCGGGCCTGCCGCGCACCACACGCTCGGCCATCACGCTGACCGCCATGATCGCCGGCGGCTACTGGGAGGAGCTGGAGATGCACATCCGCGCCGCCCTGCGCAACGGCATGACCGCATCCGAGATCAAAGAGGTCTTCCTGCAGGCGGCGATCTACTGCTCCGTGCCTGCGGCCAACGTCGCCTTCGGCATCGGCCAGCGGGTCATCGCCGAGGAGCTCGGCGACACACCCCCGACCTGA
- a CDS encoding pyroglutamyl-peptidase I → MSAGPLDNRPASGAPLVLLTGFEPFGGMDHNPSWDVVTAVAARAAAGQSSLPGAPEVRPLCLPVAFGQAPRLLDEAVEAAVVEGRPPAAVLALGLAAGTDVVRLERVGVNLRDARIPDNAGAQPADEPVVEGGDGALFSTLRLKAAHTRISAANIPVQLSLSAGSFVCNDVLYSLLHGLRVRGLEIPGGFVHVPDLRDPLAPVRLEGAVEAVEILLEEALHGGADVATPGGTLH, encoded by the coding sequence ATGAGTGCCGGACCTCTGGACAACCGGCCCGCGAGCGGGGCACCGCTGGTGCTCCTCACCGGTTTCGAACCCTTCGGCGGGATGGACCACAATCCCTCCTGGGACGTGGTCACCGCAGTAGCCGCACGCGCCGCAGCAGGTCAGTCCTCCCTCCCGGGAGCGCCCGAGGTCCGCCCGCTGTGCCTGCCGGTGGCCTTTGGTCAGGCGCCTCGGCTGCTCGACGAGGCGGTGGAGGCCGCCGTCGTCGAGGGCAGGCCCCCGGCCGCCGTCCTCGCCCTGGGTCTGGCTGCCGGAACCGACGTGGTGCGGCTGGAACGGGTGGGGGTGAATCTGCGCGATGCGCGGATCCCCGACAACGCCGGCGCCCAGCCGGCCGATGAGCCCGTGGTCGAGGGCGGCGACGGCGCGCTGTTCTCCACTCTGCGGCTCAAGGCCGCCCACACACGGATCAGCGCGGCGAACATCCCGGTGCAGCTCTCGCTGAGCGCCGGAAGCTTCGTCTGCAACGACGTCCTCTACTCCCTCCTGCACGGTCTGCGGGTGCGCGGCCTGGAGATCCCTGGAGGGTTCGTCCATGTCCCTGACCTGCGGGACCCGCTGGCTCCGGTGCGCCTGGAGGGGGCGGTGGAGGCCGTGGAGATCCTGCTGGAGGAGGCGCTGCACGGCGGCGCCGACGTGGCGACCCCCGGCGGGACTCTGCACTGA
- a CDS encoding thiolase family protein: protein MKDVFVYDGVRTPFGKVGGALAGQRPDDLAQLVISALVGRAPKLDPAAAGDVVGEVILGNANGAGEENRNVARMAWLLAGLPVEVPASTVNRLCGSSLDAAISGARQIALGETDVVLTGGVESMSRAPWVLPKTDRPFPLKNLEAVNTTLGWRLVNDRMPAEWTVSLGEATEQLRERHGISRERQDAFAAESHARAGQAWSEGRYAEMVVEVPGVGLPRDETIRDGVTPESLAGLKTVFRRDDGTVTAGNASPMSDGASAAWLGSARGGELLGLAPQARMAGWGTAANEPQFFGYAPVEAAGRALARAGIGWADVGAVELNEAFAAQSLACLDAWGFGTEHDPAIVNAWGGAISIGHPLGASGTRVLATLARRMQAEGVRWGVAALCIGVGQGIAVVLERAD from the coding sequence ATGAAGGATGTCTTCGTCTACGACGGCGTGCGGACGCCCTTCGGCAAGGTCGGCGGAGCCCTGGCCGGGCAGCGTCCCGATGACCTCGCGCAGTTGGTCATCAGTGCTCTGGTAGGCCGGGCTCCGAAGCTCGATCCTGCCGCGGCCGGAGATGTCGTGGGCGAGGTGATCCTGGGAAACGCCAACGGCGCGGGGGAGGAGAACCGCAACGTCGCCCGCATGGCGTGGCTGTTGGCGGGTCTCCCTGTGGAGGTGCCGGCCAGCACCGTCAATCGGCTGTGCGGCTCCTCGCTGGACGCGGCGATCTCCGGTGCGCGGCAGATCGCGCTGGGGGAGACTGACGTCGTGCTCACCGGTGGCGTGGAGTCCATGTCCCGGGCGCCGTGGGTGCTGCCCAAGACGGACCGGCCCTTTCCGCTGAAGAACCTCGAAGCCGTCAACACCACTCTGGGCTGGCGGCTGGTGAACGACCGGATGCCCGCCGAGTGGACCGTCTCCCTGGGGGAGGCCACCGAGCAGCTGCGCGAGCGCCACGGCATCAGCCGTGAACGGCAGGACGCCTTCGCCGCCGAATCCCACGCCCGTGCGGGCCAGGCCTGGTCTGAGGGTCGCTATGCCGAGATGGTCGTCGAGGTCCCCGGAGTGGGCCTTCCCCGGGACGAGACCATCCGCGACGGCGTGACTCCCGAGTCGCTGGCCGGGCTGAAGACGGTCTTTCGGCGTGACGACGGTACAGTGACCGCCGGCAACGCCTCACCCATGAGCGACGGCGCCTCGGCCGCCTGGCTGGGCTCCGCCCGCGGCGGCGAACTGCTGGGTCTGGCCCCGCAGGCGCGCATGGCGGGCTGGGGCACCGCCGCGAATGAACCGCAGTTCTTCGGCTATGCCCCGGTGGAGGCGGCAGGCCGCGCGCTGGCGCGGGCCGGGATCGGCTGGGCCGACGTCGGCGCCGTGGAGCTCAACGAGGCCTTCGCCGCCCAGTCCCTGGCCTGCCTGGACGCTTGGGGCTTCGGGACGGAGCATGACCCGGCGATCGTCAACGCCTGGGGCGGCGCCATCTCCATCGGGCATCCGCTGGGCGCTTCCGGCACTCGGGTGCTGGCCACGCTGGCTCGCCGTATGCAGGCCGAGGGCGTCCGGTGGGGCGTGGCGGCGCTGTGCATCGGCGTCGGGCAGGGGATCGCTGTCGTGCTGGAGCGCGCTGACTGA